The DNA segment TTTCCCTCTGAGGGAAGAGGAAAAGCAAATTCACACACAATTCACAGAGGAAGTACCATGAAAGCCCAGCTAGACAGGAACTGAGGCCCCTCTGGGGGACATGGGGggcaggcagcagcagcaatcacgaCAACTGCACAGTTGCTTATTGTGGGGAGCAGGCAGGTGCCGATGAAGTGTGGGCCCCACCTGCGCTGCCGGGTCGGCAGGCGGTGCTGGCTGACCCAGGCTCCCGGGCTGGGATGGGCTTTTGGGGCACACGTTCAGGAACCTCAGTTTTCCAGGAGCCTCTCAAATTTGGGGTTCACGAAGGAGAAGCCAGCAAATGCTGTTTGGTCCATGGACTCGATGAGGTTCTTGTCGCTGTAGGAGAGGCGCGGCTTCTCATTCAGGAACTCCTGGTCGAAGTTGCTGAAGTCTCCGGGCGACTTCTGCAAGCAGAGGGTAGGGGTGTGGAAGCATGACTCAGAAGGCGAAGGTTCCTGAGGTTCCAGGGACCCACCCCTGGGGCCAGAATCCCTTCTGGGGTGGGCCAAGCAGAGCCATCCTTATTGAGAACAGAAAAGGGGGCCTCTCTGCTGGAAGGGGGATGCTGTTACCCAAGGGGCTGAGGGAAACCAACAGGGGGcctggaggaggaaggtgggCATTTGCCCAAGCAGGCAATACAGCCCTGGGTCAAACACCTCCCACTACCTGTTTCTGTAGGTCCCACAAGCTCAGATtggattttgcatttttaaatgtttaggaaaaaaaaaaaggagaataaaatttcatgacatatgaaaattaaatgaaattcaatGGTTCAGcattcataaataaagttttattagtaCACAACCATGCCTACTAACTGACATGCTGCTATGTCTATGGCTACAGCTATGGCCACTTGGAGACTATCTGGCCTGCAAAGCCTACAGTATTTCCTATCAGGCTGTTCACAGGAGAAGTCTGCCAACTCTGCTTCTCAGGGTCCAGTGAAAGTGTGATAGAAAGAGGTCTCAAGCTGGTGGCCCTCAGGCCAAACTGAACTGCAGGTACAACCATTTTGACTAGCCATGAGTTTCAATGGCATTTGAGCcaatttttttttgaccacaccacgtggcttgtgggatctttgctccctagccagggattgaacctggcccctaggcagtgaaagctcagagtcctaaccattggactgccaggaaattcctgtgccaatatttttaaattaggcaATATGACATCAAAATCAAGTTTTGGGGACTTGCCAAAAccatgggttcaatctgtggttagggaagtaagatcccatgtgctgtgcggtgcagccaaaacaaattaaaaaaatccagGTTCCTGGCTTCTTTGAAAAACTGACAGAGCAGAGCAGTTTGGGCCAGTTTCCTGGCAGGTCTGTTAACTCTTGGTGCTGAAACCCCTTGGGGCCAGCTCATCACAGGCCCCTACCTCTTCCTTCCGAGACGGATTGCTGCTGATTAGCACATATGCCTGGTATTGTTTAAAATCAGTCCATCCCTCTTTCTATCAAAAGCATGACACTAAATGCAGGCTGTGGGATGTTCCTACAGCCTGCCTTGCCTGGTAGTAATGtgcccagtgcaggaggcagcGAGTTTTAGGTCCCTGGAGTCGGGGGCGTTCTCTGCGGTTTTAAGACACAAACACTGGAGCATGTTACACAGGCTGCTAGGTGGTAACAGCGTCCTCAAGGGAGTGAGGggaggcaaaggagagaaagaggaagaagagcgGTGATCAGAGAAGGGCCTTGGTGTCCGACTTCTGAGAAGTCCAGCCTGCCTCTGCTCTCCTGCTTGCTCCTGGCAGCTTCTCTAGATTCTAGGCTGTTGTGTACAGCAACCCTGCTTTCCCTGGAAAGCATCTGGCCTCAGCCTGGCCGAGCCTCCTCAACCCTGCCCGCATCCCATTTCCTCTCAGACCTACTCCAAACTCTGGATCCTGGCTCCTGCCGACAGACCCTCCTCATGGCAACTGATGGTGTGTGGCCTTGTGACATCTCTTATACTGAtgtcttttatcataaatgatcATCGGCATGCAAGTTTCTTATCTCTCTGAGGAGCTGGGGCCCTCCAGTTCTGGGACTGGGCCTCCTACTCTGCTGTGCATGCagcccagctcagtgctctgcaCTCAGAAGGCGCTCagcattttcaatatttattgcaaaatggattgaatgggtggatggatagatggaaggagggaggctTTAACTCTGATTACCAAAGCATACTCCCCTGCACACAGTGGGTGTTAAAGAATGTatggttggacttccctggtggcgcagtggataaaaacccacctgccaaggcaggggacatgggttcaatccgtagtctgggaagattccacaatgcctcagagcaactaagcccgtgcaccacaactacgaagcctgtgtgcctggagcctgtgcttcgCAGCGAGAAGCCACCGCTctgaaaagcccatgcaccacaacaaagagcagcccccggttgctgcaactagagaaagcctgcatgacACGATGAAGACTCAGTgtgaccataaataaataaatcaaagagaatGTATGGTGAAGGGTGCTGGATCCACTGTTaccaaatgtttgttgaatgactgactGAGGAGAGACCATGAGAACACAAGGGTAGAGACTGTGACTCAGCCTGCCAGAAGGCTTGGGAGAGCTCGTcagaagaagggagaggaggagagcatGTAAATGATGCAGGAGGGAAGGGCAAAGCAGGAGAAGCCCACCTGGGAAGGCAGTAGGGGGCAATGTGGAGTCGTAGCCCCCACCGGAGTCGGATTACATACCACTTTGGGCTTGAAGGGTGGCTCCACTGCACGTTTCTCCAGCAGAACCCAGTTGATGGTCTTGAAGAAGGGGTGGATTTTGATGTTCCCTGTCACTCCCAGCCTCTTGCTTACATCCCGTTCAAGCAGCTGCAACCCAGCAAAGGAACCTGGTTAGCACCCAAGGGCTGCAGGAAATGGGTTCCTCAGAAAACCCCCAAGCAGGCCCAGGGGTACCCAGGCCAGTCTGGCCCAGCCCAGCATCACACCCCAGAGCCTCTGGGGTAGAGGAGTCCTCTCTTGTCTCTGCTCCCAAGTCTGCATGGATGGGGGCTGCTGGGACTCTCAGCAGGTGGGATTTGTGAGTAAAAGCAATGGTCATTTACTGGGTGTTTACCGTCTGCCTGGCACAGGCCTGAGCATCACACATTTATGTTTCCCCCCACCCAGAAGTCTGTGAGAAAGGTTCTCTCCTAGCTTCATTTTGTAGATAAGGAGACAGACTCAGAGTTTAGCCTAGGGTCTATCTGTCTCCTGACCCCAAGCCTGTCACTGCCATGCCAGATTGACTCAGTGCAGGGAACCCAGATAGGAGGTCCTGGGGTCACAGAAGGAGGGTGACTCCCCCGGGTGGATGAGGACCAGAGCATCAGCAAGGCCGCCATCCCTGAGACAGGGGGCTTCTGGCACTCCCAAGACCTGGTATCTGCCAGCCCTCACCCCGGGCCAGCCCCGCCCAGGGCCTCCCACCTTCTCCAGGATGTCCTTGGACTCCTTGGTGATCCAGCGAGGATAGTATGGTGAGTCTAAACGGATGGACTCAAAGAGTTCGTCCTCATCATCACCATGGAAGGGGGACTGACCAATGAGCATCTCGTAGAGAAGGACTCCGAAGGACCACCAGTCCACGGAGAACGAGTATTTCAGGCCCTGCAGGATCTGGAGTAGACAAAGTGTGGGAGCTGAAGGGGTCCCGGAATACAAGCTGGGCCAGATCTCCTCAGCTTCCCAGTTGTGGCTCAGACATCACAACTCACGCCCGCCCTGTGGAGGCAAGGTGTTGGCCGGGGCCGGGAGGGTGCCGCTCACCTCGGGGGCGATGTAGTCAGGGGTGCCGCAGAAGGTGCTGGCCTGTCTGTCCCCGGACATGTTCTCCTTGCACATGCCGAAGTCGGCAATCTTGATGTGGCCGCTGTGGTCCAGCAACACGTTGTCCAGCTTGAGGTCCCTGTGGGGAAAGGACAGGAGGAGTCATTAGGGCCCactcccctcctccaggcagctccCCCCGCCATGTACCCCCTGTCAGCCTAGCACTGAGGAGGGCAAAGAAGTGCTAAATATATGTGCTTCCTGTAAGCTGGCTACTGCGTGTTTGACACACACCATCCTACTTCCCTAGAGTGAGTCAAGGCATGGACGGCATGTTATAATGTGCATCTCACACCACCTTTCAAAGCCTGGAGCCTAGTACTCAGTACACACTGTCCCATGGATTGGTTTCCCACTTGACGACATCCCCTGGCATCATCCAACAGCACAGAGCCCGGCCTCATCCTTTGGCATGGACACATAGTAACAGCAGGATAGGACTGTCATTTGTTGGGTGAGAATTTATGAAATCAGTCCCTGTGGGTGGAAGTTCAGAGTGCTCGGATGGGGCTTTAGAGGGAGACATCACAGGGAGAGAGACACCATACTAGTCAGTGCTGTGCTCCCGGACTGGCATCGAGTATGCTTGGGGAGTTCCCAGTCCCCGGAGCTGTGCTAGCCTCAGCTAAGGGGCCACAAGCAATTCTAGCAATGGAGTAGGTGGTTTAGGCAAATACCCAACTAAAAGACCGACTCCATGCAGAGACGGGGCCACAGCTGGACCGGGCCCCACTCAGAGCGCTTCAGAGGATATGATGTAGTGGGGGCCTCCCCTCCTAAACAACACCCCCTCATCTCCCGATCCCCGCACCTGTAAATGATCCCTTTCTGGTGCAGAAACTGTAGTCCACAGACTATCTCAGCTGCGTAAAACCTGGAtgagacaacacacacacacacacatacagtgtcCTGAGATTTCTATGAGCAGCCCCGGCTTCTTCCTAGGTCTTCTTCTATCCCCCCAGGGACAGGAAATGCTGTGCATAACTTCACAGACAACCTGGGCCTCATCAAGTACATCTTGTTTCGGGCAAGTAGGGGCTGGTAgccaagacaggaaagaaaattaagaaggcAAAAGCTCCAAAGGAGACTATTCTCTgtcctgagtgtgtgtgtttatacagatATGCCTATGTGCACACACAGTTTAGCGGTGCATGCAGGTTTAAGGGCCACCCATCTGGGTCCTGCATTGAACAAGATCACCCACCTGGCTGAGGCCCAAGGAGGGGACAGGATCTGGCATATGACCAGGCTGGGTTCCCAGCCACAGCTCACCCACCACTCCTGGCTTCCCACACTGGGCGGGGGATGGCCCTGGCCACCCCAAGTCTCTCCAACCCCAGCTCCAGCCCAGGCTAGCTTCTCCAGGGGGCAAGGAGAAGGAATGGAAGGCAGGCGGGCAGAGGGCTCTTCCCCCCATGGGGCCTCGCATACGTGGCACGGGAGAGCTCGAAGCGGCCTTTGTCCTGGATGTGGTACATCAGGTCGCCCCCATTGAGGAACTCCATCACAAAGAACAGGTGGTCCTGCAGGGGCGGGAGGATGGTGAGCAGAGGGACAGAAAACGAAGGGAGGCACCCTGACAGGATCACCAGGGGCAGGCCCTAACAGGATGTAGGGAACAACCCTGTCCTGGGAGACCTTCGGGGGGAAGAATAGCCCTGCCCTGAGACATCTGAGGATGGGGGAACTCAGCCCTGCTTTCAGGGATCTGAGGAAGAAGAAGGGGCCCTGTTTTGGCAAGTCTCAATGGGAGATACAGCCCTGACCTGAGCAACTGAGGAGGGCTGTGGGCCAGGGGCACTGACAGTGGGTGGGCCAGGCACCTTGGTCTGGAAGGTGCAGAAGAGGTGGGTGAGAAACGGATGATCCCCGGCGAGGGCCAGCACCCGCTTCTCCACCATGGTGCACTCCACGTCGTCATCGATCAAGACCACGTCTTTCTTGAGAGCCTTGATGGCGAAGAATTCCTTTTTGCCCTTCAGCTCTGCGAGCAGCACCTGATGGATGTAACAGGGGTGCTGAGCGGGGGAGGGCCAGAACCAAGCCCAGGGTGCATGGCCCCACCCAACCGGGAAGCAGACAGAGAAGGTGGGAAGCAGGTGTCCCCGGGATTCTGGGCTCAGGTGGCTCAGGCTACCTACCCCGAGGCCATGGGGCCCTCACCTTCCCGAAGCTGCCTTTGCCCAGgaccttgatgaaggtgaagttGTCAATGTTGCACTTGGTGCTGCTCTCCCAGATCTTGCCGTAGGTCCCAGTTTCTGCCGAGACACAGCTGCTTCTGACTCTGGCCTCTGACCGGAGGCCCAGAAGGTGGCCCTGCCCTGCTGGATCCCTCCCAGCGGAGGGGCCTCCTCTACAGGTGCGTTCGACTGTGTGGGGAGACAGGGCCCCatgctggtgggggaggggaggggctttCTTGGAAGGCTTGGGCATACCTTTACCTGCGAGATCATCTCCAGAGACTCCTGGCTTCTTCTCAAAATTCTGGTAGATCCCAACAGTGTCTTGggtctctgtttccttctttacagatctctggaggagggggtgggggttggggggagcggCCTAGAGGTCATAGCATGGTCAGAACTCCCAACTCCGAGGGAGGACCCCAGCCATCCATAACTCCACCCTTAATGCCAATGGGGGACAGCGAGGGGCAGAGCCCAGGACCCCTGGGTGGTACGTGTGCATGTACACATGTGCGACAGAgtgcacacagagacacacatatacacacttctaGCACAGAGATGCCCTGCAGGTCTGAAAGGCACTGGTTACAAACAAAAGTTTTGGAAATTCAATCCTACGTGCC comes from the Bos mutus isolate GX-2022 chromosome 22, NWIPB_WYAK_1.1, whole genome shotgun sequence genome and includes:
- the PRKCD gene encoding protein kinase C delta type isoform X3 encodes the protein MAPFLRISFNSYELGSLKAADEASQPFCAVKMKEALSTDRGKTLVQKKPTMYPEWKSTFDAHIYEGRVIQIVLMRAAEEPMSEVTVGVSVLAERCKKNNGKAEFWLDLQPQAKVLMSVQYFLEDVDCKQSMRGEDEAKFPTMNRRGAIKQAKIHYIRHHEFIATFFGQPTFCSVCREFVWGLNKQGYKCRQCNAAIHKKCIDKIIGRCTGTAANSRDTIFQKERFNIDMPHRFKVYNYMSPTFCDHCGSLLWGLVKQGLKCEDCGMNVHHKCQMKVANLCGINQKLLAEALNQVSQRSVKKETETQDTVGIYQNFEKKPGVSGDDLAGKETGTYGKIWESSTKCNIDNFTFIKVLGKGSFGKVLLAELKGKKEFFAIKALKKDVVLIDDDVECTMVEKRVLALAGDHPFLTHLFCTFQTKDHLFFVMEFLNGGDLMYHIQDKGRFELSRATFYAAEIVCGLQFLHQKGIIYRDLKLDNVLLDHSGHIKIADFGMCKENMSGDRQASTFCGTPDYIAPEILQGLKYSFSVDWWSFGVLLYEMLIGQSPFHGDDEDELFESIRLDSPYYPRWITKESKDILEKLLERDVSKRLGVTGNIKIHPFFKTINWVLLEKRAVEPPFKPKVKSPGDFSNFDQEFLNEKPRLSYSDKNLIESMDQTAFAGFSFVNPKFERLLEN
- the PRKCD gene encoding protein kinase C delta type isoform X4; protein product: MAPFLRISFNSYELGSLKAADEASQPFCAVKMKEALSTDRGKTLVQKKPTMYPEWKSTFDAHIYEGRVIQIVLMRAAEEPMSEVTVGVSVLAERCKKNNGKAEFWLDLQPQAKVLMSVQYFLEDVDCKQSMRGEDEAKFPTMNRRGAIKQAKIHYIRHHEFIATFFGQPTFCSVCREFVWGLNKQGYKCRQCNAAIHKKCIDKIIGRCTGTAANSRDTIFQKERFNIDMPHRFKVYNYMSPTFCDHCGSLLWGLVKQGLKCEDCGMNVHHKCQMKVANLCGINQKLLAEALNQVSQRSVKKETETQDTVGIYQNFEKKPGVSGDDLAETGTYGKIWESSTKCNIDNFTFIKVLGKGSFGKVLLAELKGKKEFFAIKALKKDVVLIDDDVECTMVEKRVLALAGDHPFLTHLFCTFQTKDHLFFVMEFLNGGDLMYHIQDKGRFELSRATFYAAEIVCGLQFLHQKGIIYRDLKLDNVLLDHSGHIKIADFGMCKENMSGDRQASTFCGTPDYIAPEILQGLKYSFSVDWWSFGVLLYEMLIGQSPFHGDDEDELFESIRLDSPYYPRWITKESKDILEKLLERDVSKRLGVTGNIKIHPFFKTINWVLLEKRAVEPPFKPKVKSPGDFSNFDQEFLNEKPRLSYSDKNLIESMDQTAFAGFSFVNPKFERLLEN
- the PRKCD gene encoding protein kinase C delta type isoform X1 is translated as MAPFLRISFNSYELGSLKAADEASQPFCAVKMKEALSTDRGKTLVQKKPTMYPEWKSTFDAHIYEGRVIQIVLMRAAEEPMSEVTVGVSVLAERCKKNNGKAEFWLDLQPQAKVLMSVQYFLEDVDCKQSMRGEDEAKFPTMNRRGAIKQAKIHYIRHHEFIATFFGQPTFCSVCREFVWGLNKQGYKCRQCNAAIHKKCIDKIIGRCTGTAANSRDTIFQKERFNIDMPHRFKVYNYMSPTFCDHCGSLLWGLVKQGLKCEDCGMNVHHKCQMKVANLCGINQKLLAEALNQVSQAAPPNPHPLLQRSVKKETETQDTVGIYQNFEKKPGVSGDDLAGKETGTYGKIWESSTKCNIDNFTFIKVLGKGSFGKVLLAELKGKKEFFAIKALKKDVVLIDDDVECTMVEKRVLALAGDHPFLTHLFCTFQTKDHLFFVMEFLNGGDLMYHIQDKGRFELSRATFYAAEIVCGLQFLHQKGIIYRDLKLDNVLLDHSGHIKIADFGMCKENMSGDRQASTFCGTPDYIAPEILQGLKYSFSVDWWSFGVLLYEMLIGQSPFHGDDEDELFESIRLDSPYYPRWITKESKDILEKLLERDVSKRLGVTGNIKIHPFFKTINWVLLEKRAVEPPFKPKVKSPGDFSNFDQEFLNEKPRLSYSDKNLIESMDQTAFAGFSFVNPKFERLLEN
- the PRKCD gene encoding protein kinase C delta type isoform X2, whose product is MAPFLRISFNSYELGSLKAADEASQPFCAVKMKEALSTDRGKTLVQKKPTMYPEWKSTFDAHIYEGRVIQIVLMRAAEEPMSEVTVGVSVLAERCKKNNGKAEFWLDLQPQAKVLMSVQYFLEDVDCKQSMRGEDEAKFPTMNRRGAIKQAKIHYIRHHEFIATFFGQPTFCSVCREFVWGLNKQGYKCRQCNAAIHKKCIDKIIGRCTGTAANSRDTIFQKERFNIDMPHRFKVYNYMSPTFCDHCGSLLWGLVKQGLKCEDCGMNVHHKCQMKVANLCGINQKLLAEALNQVSQAAPPNPHPLLQRSVKKETETQDTVGIYQNFEKKPGVSGDDLAETGTYGKIWESSTKCNIDNFTFIKVLGKGSFGKVLLAELKGKKEFFAIKALKKDVVLIDDDVECTMVEKRVLALAGDHPFLTHLFCTFQTKDHLFFVMEFLNGGDLMYHIQDKGRFELSRATFYAAEIVCGLQFLHQKGIIYRDLKLDNVLLDHSGHIKIADFGMCKENMSGDRQASTFCGTPDYIAPEILQGLKYSFSVDWWSFGVLLYEMLIGQSPFHGDDEDELFESIRLDSPYYPRWITKESKDILEKLLERDVSKRLGVTGNIKIHPFFKTINWVLLEKRAVEPPFKPKVKSPGDFSNFDQEFLNEKPRLSYSDKNLIESMDQTAFAGFSFVNPKFERLLEN